The Lonsdalea populi genome window below encodes:
- the bglX gene encoding beta-glucosidase BglX, with product MKWLTSLTIAIGIACHPAAAQTPALTTPPTALTASSPQRDAYVNDLLKRMTLEEKIGQLRLISVGADNPKAAIREMIRKGQVGAIFNTVTRQDIRAMQDQAMQLSRLKIPLFFAYDVVHGQRTIFPIGLGLASTWDKAAIATSARVSAYEATEDGLNMTWAPMVDITRDPRWGRVSEGFGEDTWLTADIARIMVKAFQGDDLTSRHSLMTSVKHFALYGAVEGGRDYNSVDMSPQRMFQDYMPPYKAAIDAGSGGVMVSLNSINGVPATANRWLLKDLLREQWHFTGIAVSDHGAIKELIKHGVAADPRDASRIALQSGIGMSMSDEYFIRYLPELVKTGAVSQRDIDDACRQVLNVKYDMGLFQDPYRHLGAAESDPPDTNAESRLHRLEARDVARKSLVLLKNRLNTLPLAKSGTIAVIGPLADSKRDIMGSWSAAGVAAQSVTVYQGMRNVVGDKARLLYAKGANVTDHAGIVQYLNQYEAAVKMDPRSPQTMLDEAVKTAEQADVIVAVVGEAQGMAHEASSRSNITLPDSQKTLIDVLKKTGKPLVLVLMNGRPLSLVWEDQQADALLETWFSGTEGGNAIADVLFGGYNPSGKLPMSFPRSVGQIPIYYNYLPTGRPYTPENPGKYTSHYYDEANGPLYPFGYGLSYTTFDVSDVRLSRPVMPRNGTLTASVSVKNTGKRAGETVVQLYLHDVVASISRPVKELRGYRKVMLQPGETQTVSFTVTPQDLMFYNVQMRQVAEPGDFDVMIGLDSQRVKSQRFRLL from the coding sequence ATGAAATGGCTGACTTCACTGACGATTGCAATAGGAATTGCTTGCCATCCCGCCGCCGCACAAACGCCGGCGCTGACGACACCCCCGACCGCATTAACCGCTTCCTCGCCACAGCGTGATGCCTACGTCAATGATCTGCTGAAGAGAATGACGCTGGAGGAAAAAATAGGCCAACTCCGCTTGATTAGCGTCGGCGCGGATAATCCCAAGGCCGCCATTCGCGAGATGATCCGCAAGGGGCAGGTCGGTGCGATCTTCAACACCGTCACGCGCCAGGATATCCGGGCGATGCAGGATCAGGCGATGCAGCTCAGCCGCCTCAAGATCCCCCTCTTTTTCGCCTACGACGTGGTGCACGGCCAACGCACCATCTTCCCGATCGGGCTGGGACTGGCTTCCACCTGGGACAAGGCCGCCATCGCCACCTCCGCGCGCGTTTCCGCCTATGAAGCAACCGAGGACGGCCTCAATATGACCTGGGCACCGATGGTCGACATCACCCGAGATCCTCGCTGGGGACGGGTATCTGAAGGGTTCGGCGAAGATACCTGGCTGACGGCCGACATCGCGCGGATCATGGTGAAAGCCTTTCAGGGCGATGATCTGACGTCGCGTCATTCGCTGATGACCAGCGTCAAACACTTCGCGCTGTACGGCGCGGTGGAAGGGGGACGGGATTACAACAGCGTCGATATGAGCCCGCAGCGTATGTTTCAGGACTACATGCCGCCTTACAAAGCGGCCATTGATGCGGGCAGCGGCGGCGTAATGGTTTCGCTGAACAGCATTAACGGCGTACCGGCCACGGCCAACCGCTGGCTGCTGAAGGATTTACTGCGCGAGCAGTGGCACTTTACGGGGATCGCCGTCAGTGACCACGGCGCGATTAAAGAACTGATCAAACACGGCGTGGCGGCCGACCCGCGCGATGCTTCGCGCATTGCGTTGCAGTCCGGTATCGGTATGAGCATGAGCGATGAGTATTTCATCCGCTATCTGCCTGAGCTGGTGAAAACGGGGGCGGTCAGCCAGCGCGACATCGATGACGCCTGCCGTCAGGTACTGAACGTCAAATACGATATGGGATTGTTCCAGGACCCGTACCGTCATCTGGGCGCGGCGGAGTCTGACCCGCCGGACACCAACGCGGAAAGCCGCCTGCATCGGCTGGAAGCGCGCGACGTCGCACGTAAGAGTCTGGTGCTGCTTAAAAATCGGCTCAACACCCTGCCGTTAGCCAAAAGCGGCACTATTGCGGTTATCGGGCCGCTGGCGGACAGCAAACGCGACATCATGGGCAGTTGGTCGGCCGCAGGCGTTGCCGCACAGTCGGTCACGGTCTATCAGGGAATGCGCAACGTCGTCGGCGACAAGGCGCGTTTGCTGTATGCCAAAGGCGCGAATGTGACCGACCATGCGGGCATCGTCCAGTATCTCAACCAGTATGAAGCGGCGGTGAAAATGGACCCGCGCTCCCCACAGACCATGCTGGATGAAGCGGTAAAAACCGCAGAGCAGGCCGACGTCATCGTCGCCGTTGTCGGCGAAGCGCAAGGGATGGCGCACGAGGCCTCCAGCCGTTCCAATATCACGCTGCCGGACAGCCAGAAAACGCTGATCGACGTGTTGAAGAAGACCGGCAAGCCGCTGGTGCTGGTGCTGATGAACGGGCGGCCACTGTCGCTGGTGTGGGAGGATCAGCAGGCGGATGCGCTCTTGGAAACCTGGTTCAGCGGCACCGAGGGGGGCAACGCCATCGCCGATGTACTGTTCGGAGGCTACAACCCGTCCGGCAAGCTGCCGATGTCGTTCCCTCGGTCGGTGGGGCAAATCCCGATTTACTACAACTATTTGCCGACGGGGCGTCCTTACACCCCGGAGAATCCCGGCAAGTACACGTCGCACTATTATGACGAGGCCAACGGGCCGCTCTATCCCTTCGGCTACGGGCTGAGCTACACCACGTTTGATGTGTCCGATGTGCGCCTGTCTCGTCCGGTAATGCCGCGCAACGGTACGTTGACCGCGTCTGTCAGCGTGAAAAATACCGGCAAGCGTGCGGGGGAAACCGTCGTGCAGCTGTATCTGCACGATGTCGTGGCTTCGATAAGCCGTCCGGTGAAAGAGCTGCGGGGATATCGCAAGGTGATGTTGCAGCCGGGCGAAACTCAGACCGTCAGCTTTACGGTGACGCCGCAGGATCTGATGTTCTACAACGTGCAGATGCGGCAGGTCGCCGAGCCGGGCGATTTCGATGTGATGATTGGTCTGGATTCGCAACGGGTGAAAAGCCAACGTTTCAGGTTGCTGTAA